A region of Natribaculum luteum DNA encodes the following proteins:
- the paaK gene encoding phenylacetate--CoA ligase PaaK, whose amino-acid sequence MIYEDIETASRDEIRAVQNERLRETVRNAYENVDYYREELDEAGVSPEDIETVDDIHKLPFTTKEDFRAEYPDGLFAVDDEEIRRIHASSGTTGKPKIVSYTEKDLDVWSDAVARSLAAGGVEPGDTVQNAYGYGLFTGGLGLHYGVEKLGATVIPIGGGGTQRQVEMLQDLESDAISCTPSYALYLAETAEEMGVDVKDLPLSTVIFGAEPCTEPMREEIEERLDVNGIDIYGLSEIVGPGVSNECHEAQDGLHLWEDRFYPEVVDPETGEPLPEGEEGELVLTTLSKEALPVLRYRTGDLTTLNYEECECGRTMVRMDNVTGRADDLLIVRGVNLYPSEIEDVVLEFDEVAPYYRIDLDRENNLDTIEVTVELVDDFDGDVDELHDRILTRLENVLSFTPDVLTLAEYGTIERTEVGKVQRVFDHR is encoded by the coding sequence ATGATTTACGAGGACATAGAGACTGCCTCACGCGACGAGATCCGGGCAGTCCAGAACGAGCGCCTCCGCGAGACGGTACGGAACGCGTACGAGAACGTCGACTACTACCGCGAAGAACTCGACGAGGCCGGCGTCTCGCCCGAGGACATCGAGACGGTCGACGACATTCACAAACTCCCGTTCACGACGAAAGAAGACTTCCGCGCCGAGTACCCCGACGGCCTGTTCGCCGTCGACGACGAGGAGATCCGGCGGATCCACGCCTCCTCGGGGACGACGGGCAAGCCCAAGATCGTCTCCTACACCGAGAAGGACCTCGACGTCTGGAGCGACGCGGTCGCACGCTCGCTCGCCGCGGGTGGCGTCGAACCGGGCGACACCGTCCAGAACGCCTACGGCTACGGCCTGTTCACCGGGGGCCTCGGTCTCCACTACGGGGTCGAAAAACTCGGCGCGACGGTGATCCCCATCGGCGGTGGCGGAACCCAGCGTCAGGTCGAGATGCTCCAGGACCTGGAGAGCGACGCGATCTCCTGTACGCCATCGTACGCGCTCTACCTCGCCGAGACGGCCGAGGAGATGGGCGTCGACGTCAAGGACCTGCCCCTCTCGACGGTCATCTTCGGCGCAGAGCCCTGTACAGAACCGATGCGCGAGGAGATCGAAGAGCGCCTCGACGTCAACGGGATCGACATCTACGGCCTCTCGGAGATCGTCGGCCCCGGCGTCTCCAACGAGTGCCACGAAGCCCAGGACGGCCTGCACCTCTGGGAAGACCGCTTCTACCCGGAAGTCGTCGACCCCGAGACGGGCGAACCGCTCCCCGAGGGCGAAGAGGGCGAACTCGTCCTGACGACGCTCTCGAAAGAGGCACTGCCAGTGCTCCGGTACCGCACTGGCGACCTCACGACGCTGAACTACGAGGAGTGTGAGTGTGGCCGGACGATGGTCCGGATGGACAACGTCACCGGTCGCGCCGACGACCTGCTGATCGTCCGCGGGGTCAACCTCTACCCGAGCGAGATCGAGGACGTCGTCCTCGAGTTCGACGAGGTGGCACCCTACTACCGCATCGACCTGGACCGCGAGAACAACCTCGACACCATCGAGGTCACGGTCGAACTCGTCGACGACTTCGACGGCGACGTGGACGAACTCCACGACCGGATCCTCACCCGCCTCGAGAACGTGCTCTCCTTTACCCCCGACGTCCTGACGCTCGCCGAGTACGGCACCATCGAGCGCACGGAAGTCGGCAAGGTCCAGCGCGTGTTCGACCACCGATAG
- the paaI gene encoding hydroxyphenylacetyl-CoA thioesterase PaaI, protein MEDSVATARSLAEDDPYCETLGIELTDIGEGTATTELTVTEDLLNFHGTPHGGAVYSLADAAFAAASNSHGDTAVALETNISYLDAVDVGDVLTATAEETHVAGRTAEYEVVVTDQDDERISTFRGRVYILG, encoded by the coding sequence CTCAGTTGCAACTGCGCGTTCGCTCGCAGAGGACGATCCGTACTGTGAAACCCTCGGGATCGAACTGACCGACATCGGCGAAGGCACCGCGACGACCGAGTTGACGGTGACCGAAGACCTGCTGAACTTCCACGGAACTCCCCACGGCGGCGCGGTCTACTCGCTCGCGGACGCGGCGTTTGCGGCCGCCTCGAACTCCCACGGCGACACCGCGGTCGCCCTCGAGACGAACATCTCCTACCTCGACGCCGTCGACGTCGGTGACGTCCTCACGGCGACCGCAGAGGAGACTCACGTCGCCGGCCGAACCGCCGAGTACGAGGTCGTCGTCACCGACCAGGACGACGAACGGATCTCGACGTTCCGCGGCCGGGTGTACATCCTGGGCTAG